The following proteins come from a genomic window of Crassostrea angulata isolate pt1a10 chromosome 1, ASM2561291v2, whole genome shotgun sequence:
- the LOC128157303 gene encoding uncharacterized protein LOC128157303, translated as MMIGTEKENEFCVDWNNNNHNDAKRRELTKQHLMRMPYISNSRNQKMAVWTDIKEILFPSCDKNCEIVLEELKKTVNYPKHEKYMYPCSPRDHVSFLRQFRYVAIGTLLVQINKIDCNQVLWERVLKRHISPENDDHFCCSPATKGKSSQTVKEEGAFTVLKFHKVFVDRKSKSVQSSQAFVIPAFVGEKNQSGTTSHFIPLYLLGNNVPNVRKHLVDFCGHHIVRSDNPYTHCCSVEEAREITIWQFNKLGGWGGHWRHLTTRDLLVSFEKCIDYLETHCNYLTVTRTSEDSVKIKMEVGAVQAAESVKSADVSFKKVKPKNANSLFPNLFDNYQGLSPKSIPIGSNLLDRKESCTLEKKRQRIKSPKDDTVVKWTLNSTAEKTVGNLQGTEGTSKANNLPRFSTSATSNLIMSDTKIKQEMQSEVRHMCSSGKPSAGPPDINRCKATQVNLPDSKITGSRAKSTIASRTNRSQNDTVDDQTLMKLVSCNPFKHSIKALKAIREMNLHKEGKSTEDGGSTGFEKYRSGDMKERSLSKTKQIEKVILLPVITDKTSIGKEQSQVAKEQSGEKRFELPKNIPGSENPLSLLRKLVKENTSSDDGYKERFTSEVDVTSNTSKTIPDATKSLATNTSCSEMNISSFCCAQRKNSSACGKLIKANTAKSGRTCQGKAKTCTKAWVKPKTCDLKIADDLHTNFHKGVLKSKDWDCLKKSSAGRRVSFEIDDMAGKNHQGDQLLKSEKCDMISENERKTVAMNMHAKKDVSLQVEKHNAAEKHDPIEGEVLKSVVETKHKDDDLTASTTDDLKFHPKKRWAKYFLTVNSCSDEELDVENIEVTAEKPRTGKINECEEDDDEANDPPTCFDIENDARDRAVFEQRSSEIFLLKDINVDHEEVVEEKSENEINVIKMSDSDLLLNEAKMNLVSQQYLQCAESTSDSTLDEKALTIDAEQDRTEAKKHETCHTGNNKREVIHENPDKQIKTTTTTEKESQTDDIDQKSSFKNIKMYKQNSKKSIDTCNQKKGKKKQKKCATSSKKGKTAKKGKPKVTKSACSVENESDEVLKAIRIQNVIEEQKRILNILTKRKYVEPRNFDKNEKERGHKDVSKDDLVDIEAGIFSRGTSAVTSSQLLETVKQSDDLGRKKGIRIKRKNKIEIKQEGSGVTPDGQTGASCSSSINPALEIDTYDIGYDVFRDDSGTEIGGLVLHPKFLLPYVLVNGFQYVALADACKLFPGCKKSCRILRNVLKKEPSLQLTNCTWEELYVLDLIYYAKGRRVVTGDPLVRFDVLIGRYDDLLLCVTMEQAGQSDQTWQDPSKVKAENINSVYQSYVQYPTGHLPRQQQAAPTNQPKLSNKNPVMHLNELRKGLTYDIQAVTTTTEEETVVVTTEASKSGGEDDVQAVAITPENVNKKKKKQQEMAYSCHVTVDGEQFTGTGKSQKVAKQEACKYALLKKFNILYVPGYENISDDTNIFNAVKRKAPPKQNGPSPKKQKSSVPKNALMVLNETKPGLSYNVMSQTGPVHAPTFVISVEIEGQTFTGTGTSKKSARLATAQNACNALNLEYTS; from the exons ATGATGATCGGCACGGAGAAAGAGAACGAGTTTTGTGTAGACTGGAACAATAACAATCATAACGACGCCAAAAGGCGCGAGCTTACCAAACAACACCTAATGCGCATGCCCTACATATCCAACTCACGGAACCAGAAGATGGCGGTGTGGACCGATATTAAGGAAATACTCTTTCCCTCTTGTGATAAAAACTGCGAAATCGTCTTAGAGGAATTAAAGAAAACTGTCAATTACCCGAAACATGAAAAGTATATGTATCCATGCTCACCACGTGACCACGTTTCGTTCCTGAGACAATTCCGTTATGTCGCCATTGGTACTCTCCTGGTCCAAATCAATAAGATTGACTGCAATCAAGTGTTGTGGGAGAGAGTTTTGAAGCGACACATATCTCCCGAGAACGACGATCACTTCTGCTGTTCTCCTGCAACCAAGGGCAAGAGCTCACAAACTGTTAAAGAAGAAGGGGCATTTACGGTTTTAAAGTTTCATAAAGTTTTCGTTGATAGGAAATCTAAATCTGTACAATCATCACAAGCTTTTGTCATTCCTGCATTTGTCGGAGAGAAAAACCAATCTGGAACCACTAGTCATTTTATACCCTTGTACTTATTAGGAAATAATGTACCAAATGTTCGAAAGCATTTGGTCGACTTTTGTGGCCACCATATTGTCAGGTCCGATAACCCTTACACTCATTGCTGCTCTGTGGAAGAGGCCAGAGAAATCACAATATGGCAATTCAACAAACTCGGGGGCTGGG GGGGTCATTGGCGACATCTAACCACCCGGGACTTGCTGGTATCATTTGAGAAATGCATCGATTACCTTGAGACTCATTGTAACTACCTGACCGTAACAAGAACTTCCGAAGATTCAGTTAAG ATAAAAATGGAAGTAGGTGCAGTTCAGGCAGCAGAAAGTGTAAAATCTGCTGATGTAAGCTTCAAAAAAGTCAAGCCTAAGAATGCCAACAGTCTTTTCCCTAATCTCTTTGACAACTATCAAGGTCTTTCTCCTAAATCCATCCCTATTGGATCCAATCTCTTGGATAGAAAGGAAAGCTGCACTTTGGAGAAAAAACGACAACGAATCAAAAGTCCTAAAGACGATACAGTTGTAAAGTGGACATTAAATAGCACAGCAGAAAAAACAGTAGGCAACCTGCAGGGGACTGAAGGTACATCTAAAGCCAACAACTTACCAAGGTTTTCAACATCAGCCACATCTAATTTAATCATGTCGGATACAAAGATAAAGCAGGAGATGCAGAGCGAGGTGCGACATATGTGTTCATCTGGAAAACCCTCAGCTGGTCCCCCAGACATTAATCGTTGCAAAGCAACACAAGTCAATTTACCTGATTCTAAAATCACAGGTAGCAGGGCAAAGAGCACCATAGCCAGTCGGACAAATCGTTCCCAGAACGACACCGTTGACGACCAGACACTCATGAAGCTCGTGTCGTGCAATCCATTCAAACACAGCATCAAAGCACTGAAAGCCATCAGAGAAATGAACCTTCACAAGGAAGGAAAATCGACAGAGGATGGGGGATCGActggttttgaaaaataccgAAGTGGTGACATGAAAGAAAGATCTCTTAGCAAGACCAAGCAGATAGAGAAGGTTATTTTATTACCCGTCATCACAGACAAAACAAGCATTGGAAAAGAACAGTCGCAAGTTGCAAAGGAGCAATCCGGAGAAAAAAGGTTTGAATTACCAAAGAATATACCTGGCTCGGAAAATCCGTTGTCTTTGTTAAGAAAACTGGTGAAGGAAAATACTTCATCAGATGATGGATACAAAGAGCGTTTCACATCTGAAGTCGATGTCACATCGAATACTAGTAAAACCATTCCCGATGCAACGAAATCGCTGGCAACCAATACGTCGTGCTCCGAGAtgaatatttcttctttttgttGCGCACAGCGAAAAAACAGTTCAGCATGTGGTAAGCTAATAAAAGCAAACACAGCGAAAAGTGGCAGAACTTGTCAgggaaaagctaaaacttgtacAAAAGCATGGGTAAAACCAAAAACATGCGATCTGAAAATAGCCGACGATCTACACACCAATTTCCACAAAggtgttttaaaatcaaaagactGGGACTGTTTGAAAAAATCGTCAGCTGGTAGACGGGTATCTTTTGAAATTGATGATATGGCTGGTAAGAACCATCAAGGTGATCAATTGCTGAAATCAGAAAAATGTGATATGAtttctgaaaatgaaagaaaaactgtGGCAATGAACATGCATGCGAAAAAAGATGTGTCTTTACAAGTAGAAAAACATAACGCTGCAGAGAAACATGATCCTATAGAGGGAGAAGTACTGAAATCGGTTGTTGAAACAAAACATAAAGACGATGATTTGACTGCAAGTACAACTGACGATCTTAAATTTCATCCCAAAAAGAGATGggccaaatattttttgaccGTTAATTCGTGTAGCGATGAGGAGCTAGATGTCGAAAATATAGAAGTTACAGCAGAAAAACCTCGGACGGGCAAAATAAACGAATGTGAGGAGGATGATGATGAGGCAAATGACCCTCCGACATGTTTTGACATTGAAAACGACGCCAGAGATAGAGCAGTCTTTGAACAAAGGAGCAGCGAGATTTTTTTGTTGAAGGACATCAACGTCGACCATGAAGAAGTGGTTGAAGAGAAaagtgaaaatgaaattaatgttatCAAGATGAGTGACTCGGATCTCCTATTGAACGAGGCAAAGATGAATTTAGTGTCGCAACAATACCTCCAGTGTGCAGAATCAACATCAGATTCTACACTGGATGAGAAAGCGTTGACGATAGACGCTGAACAGGACAGAACTGAAGCAAAGAAACACGAGACGTGTCATACAGGGAATAACAAACGTGAAGTCATTCATGAAAACCCTGACAAACAGATAAAAACGACGACCACGACAGAGAAAGAGTCACAAACTGACGACATAGATCAAAAgtcttcttttaaaaacattaaaatgtacAAACAAAATTCTAAGAAGTCGATTGACACTTGTAACCAAaagaaaggaaagaaaaaacagaaaaaatgtgCTACGTCAAGTAAAAAAGGCAAGACGGCTAAGAAAGGAAAACCAAAAGTAACAAAGAGCGCATGTTCCGTTGAAAACGAATCAGATGAGGTACTGAAAGCAATAAGAATTCAAAATGTTATCGAAGAACAAAAAAGAATCTTAAATATATTGACGAAAAGGAAATATGTAGAGCCACGAAACTTCGATAAAAATGAGAAGGAGAGAGGACATAAAGATGTCAGTAAAGATGATCTCGTGGATATtgaagctggtattttttctcGAGGAACGTCTGCAGTCACTTCGTCCCAACTCCTGGAGACAGTGAAACAAAGCGACGATTTAGGGAGGAAGAAGGGCATACGGATTAAAAGAAAGAATAAGATAGAAATCAAGCAAGAAGGGAGTGGTGTTACACCAGATGGACAAACGGGTGCATCGTGCAGTAGCAGTATAAATCCAGCACTGGAAATAGACACATACGACATAGG ATATGACGTATTTCGAGACGACTCCGGGACAGAGATCGGGGGGTTGGTTCTACATCCGAAGTTTCTCCTGCCTTATGTTCTCGTTAACGGCTTCCAGTACGTGGCCTTGGCGGATGCCTGCAAGCTGTTTCCCGGATGTAAGAAGAGCTGCAGGATCTTGAGGAATGTGTTAAAGAAAGAACCGTCCTTGCAGCTTACCAACTGTACTTGGGAGGAG CTGTACGTCCTTGACCTAATATATTACGCCAAAGGACGAAGGGTGGTGACCGGGGACCCATTGGTGAGGTTCGACGTTCTGATTGGTCGATACGATGATCTGCT GCTGTGTGTTACAATGGAGCAAGCAGGACAGAGCGATCAGACTTGGCAGGACCCAAGCAAGGTGAAGGCGGAGAATATTAACTCAGTGTACCAGTCATACGTGCAGTACCCCACCGGTCACTTACCCAGGCAGCAGCAGGCCGCCCCCACCAACCAGCCAAAGCTGTCCAACAAGAACCCCGTCATGCACCTCAACGAGCTCAGAAAAG GACTAACCTATGACATTCAAGCAGTAACCACAACAACAGAAGAGGAAACGGTGGTGGTGACGACAGAAGCCTCCAAGTCAGGGGGGGAGGACGACGTTCAAGCGGTGGCGATCACTCCCGAGAACGTCaacaagaagaagaagaagcaGCAGGAGATGGCGTACAGCTGTCATGTGACGGTGGACGGGGAGCAGTTTACCGGGACGGGGAAGTCACAGAAAGTCGCCAAGCAGGAAGCCTGCAAATACGCCCTGCTCAAAAAGTTCAACATTCTCTATGTTCCAG GTTATGAAAATATTAGTGATGACACCAATATATTCAACGCAGTTAAAAGAAAAGCCCCACCAAAACAGAATGGACCTTCCCCTAAAAAACAGAAGAGCTCTGTTCCAAAGAATGCCCTGATGGTGCTGAACGAGACCAAGCCGGGACTGAGCTACAATGTGATGTCCCAGACCGGGCCAGTGCATGCTCCGACTTTTGTGATCTCTGTAGAGATAGAAGGACAGACATTTACAGGAACAGGGACCTCCAAAAAGTCAGCCAGGCTGGCTACAGCGCAGAACGCCTGTAACGCACTCAACTTGGAGTACACTTCATAG